A stretch of DNA from Rhizoctonia solani chromosome 9, complete sequence:
ACTGGAGTATCAACTAGAGTCTAAAGATTCAATACAAAACCGCCTTCTTAGCCTCAATACACCTATCTTTGCTACTGATCTCACCGGAAACAAGAATGACGACATTTTCAAGGAGAGCCGAACAGCTTGTTTCTTCAGACCTAACAAGATAACTAACTATTATCCCTTAAAAACGAAAGACGTGAAATATAAACGCCTTTTACCCCCGATGCCATATCAACGCGGACTCGGGCCTCCAAGATATGCAGTGTCATGGGGCTCTTTATAGAGCCTTTTCTTCCTCTCACCGAATCATTGGGTAAGTCTCAAGCAAGAGTATAATAACCCGGGTTGTATTAGATAGGTACGAAAGACTACATGGCACATAGACTAAACAAATTCATTCCTTTTACATTCAAATTATATGTTATATGATAGCACGTAAGGGCTCGAAGTCACCACTAGTCATCTCGTCAGCCATGTGCTCCAGAACTACAGCGCATACAGTCGCTTACCTCTACATGATGATCTCGCACATCGAGAAGTTCGACCCAGCACCCTGAGTAGCGGTGCTAGACTCGGCCTTGTCAGAAGGAGCAGCGGGCACTGTGGGACGGTCAGCTATGTGTGTCTGGTCTCCAAAGTCGAACGCCATACCGGACTTGTTTTGCTGAGTGCTCTTGGAGGCGACAGCGGCGACTGCAGCAGAAGATGAGACGAAGAAGTCGGCCATTGCAGAGAGTAGAAGTAGTAGTAGATGTGAGAAAGAGTTGGGTAAGTGAGGATTGAGAAGACTGTGATGCGTCTATCTGCCTCTTCACTCCTGGTTCTTATACCTACCACGCACCAATGATCGAGCACGTCACTTGCGCGCTTTGACTTTCACTGACGCAGAGCTCAGGCGACAGAGTATGACTAGGATGAGCAATACACCGCATATAGTAGAGTCCTAAACGCGGGGCAGCCCCTGAGCCATCGGTAAATGCCCACGCCACCCATAGTCGAGACCTTCATCCGCCACTAGTCCAACTAATATTGTTTGTCTTTAGTGAATGAAATGTTCGATCAAGCTGCTACCGGTGCCCGGGCTCAAGTGTTTGATTTGTTTCCCGCGACACCCATTGGTTGGATTAGATCTCACGAGTCAACTAGACTAGCGCCCTATCAGATTAGGCTATGCAGACAGACGAGCGCCAGAAATGCTTTGTTTGTAAATTAGAATCGGGCTCGGCCGACATTCCGAGATCACAATCGAGTAATGATGATTAGTTTAGCCTCGGATATTATACTGTAAGAATTAGAGCCATCACAAACCGTGCCACAATCGGATGGTCTCCGTCCCGGTTGCCCATGCTCCGACACGGTTTGACAATAAGTGTATTAGTGAAATGCTACGCGTGGGGAGCCTGTACCTGTGCGACCCTCGGAGTTGTGGGGCAGTGATGTTGCTTTAGTAGTACATAATTCGTTTGGGTTGGAGCCAAGTCGAGGCTTTTGTTATAGTGCTATCTATGGCAAACATAAGACTGAAATAAAGTAGCCCAGGTAACTCCAAGGCACTGAATCAGGCTGGATTATCGGCATGAACCATATGTGTCGGATACGAAAGGAGACGTTCTAGAACAAAGATCCAAACTTAGTGCCCTTGGAGTCCAGAGGCTAATCGAATAAGTGACTTTGTCGCAAAAAGTATGAAGCAAAATATTCCAACAAGAAACTATTTGAGATATTATAGTAGCATTTGAATATACTTCCTACTCCAATGGCATGGATCTCAAGTTGCTCAATTGATCAAGCTGACGACCGAATCTGTATCTGGAGAATGGTCGGCTTCCGACAACTCCAGGGCATGAATTCGCCTCAAGGGAGGGTTTGTATGCTTGGCACCCAATGACGTGAATAGAGCGAGGGATGATCAGAAACGAAACCCCATTTGTGATCCCCTCCCTCAATTCGGGGCTCAATGTTAGCAACTTATATTTCAACAAGTACACTATTGATAGAGCGGATTTTCGCTCTTTCTGCGAAGGAGTTCCACGCCACTACAGCAACGATCAACGTGGCGTGGTTAAGACGCCATATATGCACAATGCTCATGGCGCTCACCCCACATAAATCAGCGCATCAAATTCCGAAAAAGTCCGGCCATGCGCCGGTCGAGCGTCTATCACCACAGATGATCATGACTCGTGCGATTCTTCTTGCCCTCAAGTTCGAAGTACCATCAGAGGGAATATGCCAGTACGTCCCGACCGGATTCTAATACGAATCCATCAAAAACAACTAGTGTGGAAGAACCAGGCGACTTGCTAGTTTGAGGATAATTACACAGCAAGGATCTGTGCCCGATGGCCGCAGTGGGCGTTGGGGGTCACGGTCTTTTTGCTTTCACGGGGCAGCATACATATTATATAAAGTGGGTGAAGAGAAACTTTTACCATTGCCAATATGGTAACGTGTTAGCAAATAGGGGCTAAAGGTAGTTCCAAAGGATCCAGAGCTTATGCGACTATCCTAAGATTACCAGCTCGAGAATCTACTTCCAGTCTTTTGTACTCATTGGGGAGCGGATTCCACTAACTACTGTGCATAGAATTTTGTAATGCAACGAAGGATACGTGATGACAGTGACTGCTATCCAATTGAAGGTCAAGGGTGAAGGTCGTGGATTCTCTTAAATACTGAGGTAGTTATCAAGCAGCGGCTTGATTCGAGCTCGAAATGTAAGTATAGTTTGTACAAGACCCAGCAATTGCGCTCAGAGCATTCAAATAAGCGCGGCACTCCGACACACCAATCGTTACAAAATGCCGATTATTGTTGAGTAGACGTCGCTCATTATAGGAGATTCCGTCAACGCACGGAGATCATGCTGTGCTGGGGGCCAACTGCACCTGAGGAAGGTTCTTCGATCCGGCCATAGATCGAGCGTCTCTCAAGGCGGGAAATGGGCATGGCAGTGATAGACCTAAAGGTCGCACTCGTGCCTCCTGAGGAAGGTGTTTGTGAAGTGAGCTGAGGTATGCAAGTCTCGGTCCCAATAGCCATTTTCAATGAAGTGAGAGTGGTTCATGGAGTCTAAATCACATTGTTGAGATCTCTCGTTTGAGCACTACTTTGATGTGCAAGAAATAGTGTATTATGCAAAGCAAGACTGTACCGCAAAGCATATAAAATACAAAAAAGTTATGAAGTCTGATTCAATGCCGCATTCATCAGTCGAGCCGGTCTATAATATACTGGCTCTAAACTCACCTTGGGACGGCCATTTTGACTAAGCGCGTATGCATCCATAGCACGTAGCCTCTCGGTAAGGGTAGGATGGGAATGGTGGTACGCAGAATACCTAATGCAATCTCAATCAGTGAAAAAGTCGCACCTTCGAGTCAGCCGACTTACATCCAGTCTACCCAAACAGTGGAAAGGTTCTCAGCATGTAGAGCAACAAGCGCTCTCCCGAGCCTGGCGCGCATAGTCGACTCCTCTTCGGTCTTGCCTTCCTCCTTTTCTCCACCAAGACCTTGCGCATCGAGTTCGCACGCAAACTGGTCTGCTTGGTACTCGAACCTCCGACTGAGCGCGTTGAGAAGGAATCCAACGACGGATTCGATAGGGGTAATAACCATTTGGTAGAGTAAGAAGGAAACTAAAACAGGCGGCTTTGCCCTGTTTCTTTACATCAGTTTCAGTTCAGAGAAAGACAGGTCGAATACGCACTCGGGTCCAATAGGGAATCCAAAGCTAGCCAACAAGGGCCACGAGCGCATAAAAGGTGGGAAGACCGAAAACAAAGCCAACATGTGAATTTGAGAGACGAGCATCAGTTTCATCGGGTGCGAGTATTTCCAGTGACCGAGTTCGTGGGCGAGTACGGCTTCAAGTTCGGCAGGTTGAGATTTCTTGATGAGGGTGTCGAAGAGAACAATGTGTTTGCTCTGCAAGCAATAGCACGGTCAATCATTTGTTTAGGATGGCAATTTAGATTTGACCCACCCAAGGAAGACCGTAGAAGTAGGCATTGGAATGAGCGCTACGCTTGGAGCCGTCAATAACGTAGAGGTCCGTCAGAGGGAAACTGAGCCGGGAAGCAAGGGCCTCGATACGCGTCCTCAAGGCTCCGGTCTCGAGGGGCGAGAGCTTGTTGAAAAGTGGCTGAATGACCGTTGGATACAAGACAACCATAATCAATTGGAATGCAACCCTGCACTTGCTATTAGTACCCAACTCTCGTCACTTGGAAAAGAGTATAAACCCACAAAAAGGTCATCAACCAAGGGACAAAGCTCTGACCCGCCCAATCCACAATTTTCAAAAACGCAGCCATGAATGGTGCACCAATCGCAAATCCAACGGCCCAGCCCTTCAACGTGTCAGCTACGTATAACCCAAACGTCATCTTGTTGAACCCGTGCTTCTCCTCGAGGACAAACGTGCTGTAGAGTGAAACGGGTAGACTCGGAAGGGTGTTTAGGTAGAACAGAACCGTGCCAAATGCGATCGAATGGGTGATCTACCCAAAGTTCACCATCAGTTCAACGTGACATATTTCAGGCTTTTCAAAATTAAAAAACCAACCTCGTATTCCGGACCGTACCCAAACTTGGCCAGCAGGTTCCCAGAGACTTTCCACGCCCAAGGGAATGCACCGAAAACGATCAACGCAGTCTCCAAAAGCTGCGAATACAACTTAGACACGAGACCAAACTTGGCCTTGTCCTTTCCGTAGCGCTGGGATTTCTTGAACACTTCGTCTGTAAAGTGGGATTTGAGCGCGGTTGGGGGGTGTGGGCGGGAATAGTTGGGGAATTGGCGGTATCTGGATTGATATTATTTTTTCTCGCTCAGTTTGAAGCTGCCTGGTAGAGGAAAAATGAACGCACATCAAGTATGTTTCGAAAGCCCATACACCCCACGAAAAGGCTAAAACGTATCCTTGCCAATTGATAAACTCGGTCGAGATGAATCCAAGTTTATCTTCCACTCCCGCTTGGAAAGCTGCGATTGGATTTTTCGTCATGGCTGGGATCCCGCAATGACGTTGTTGATGTCGAAGGTATGAGCGAGTAGTAAGAAAAGCAAGCGACTTATGTCCGCATACAAGATGGAGCTAACACGTAGTCTGGGTGATGATGATGGTCGGGCGCGCGGTTTGACGTTTAGAGCCACGTATATCGAGAAGTTGTATTGATGACCAATCGCGACTAATTGTAAATCGTGGCGCTGAAGCCGACCCCCTCTCGTTGAGGTATCTACCCTTGATTCTTTACTCGTTTAGAGTGATATCTGAAATCTATGTATTGGTATGGAAAACGAAACTGCCTAGATTATACAAAGCAAAATTTGTCTTAGATGCAAAATGGCCGGAGCCGTTGGACTGGTCTGCTAAGAGCGCGTCTTCTTTTCCCAGCTAATAAATTAACTCGAATAAGTAATATATCCCAATAAGCACATCGAGCGGCTCACAGGTCTAAGAAAATCTTCCACAAGATCgagaacaacaatccttgCAGGCCGTTTGCTAAAATTCTGGTCTTGAGTCCACGTCCAAAGAGACCGACGATTCCGTCTTGGAGGACGACCAATCTTGCAGCTTCGGCTGTATGTATTCAACCTTAGTGAACAAAAGAAAGGTTATAAAATATCGGAGACGTACAGTATGAAACTTTGGTATCGTTGACTTGGCGGTAGGTCTTGACCACACGGAGTGAGTTGGAGATTGAGTCTGACACGATCGAGGCGCAGAACCCGATAAACGCCAGGCGAAGTAGCCACCAGAATAGAGGATGCTTGGGAGGTTCGGTGATTACCTCGCTCAAGTAGTTGTACTATAGAGGAGGGTAAGTATAATATGATAATGAAATAAATCGAGAAATGCCCACCGTAGCAAACCAGGGATAGTGGCCCACGAAAGTTGCCGCAGCAGTCGCAAGCGCACCCCACCATAGACTCCCAATCCCATCTGTCTTGATGCGTTGTCTGAGAAGTGCGGTTCCCCGCGCACCTTGAGCTTGAAGTGTGGTCTTAAGTGTGTCGATCGGAGTGAGGATCATCCTAAACCCGGCGGCACTAAGAACAAATGTGAGTCGAAAGACAAGTCGACAAGGTAGATGGTACATACCAAGCGGAAGCGAAAACGGTCTTGATGGGCGTGGGTAACTTGCTCAAGTACGAGTTGGACTGCAAGAGAGCGAGGATCCCAGCATTTGCTGCGGTATCACCAAAGCGGGATACGGGGCCTTTCAGAGATTTACATGTAAGAATGATTACTTGGAGGGCAAGGATTGGAAATAGACCTTGAACGAGTGCTGGACCGATACCCTGATAGTATCTCCTGATTCCGCCGTCTTGGTAGAGGGTACGGGTTGCCGTAGTGAAAGATGTGCCATGGCGGTATTGGTAGTTCATGATAGTTCGGAGTGGCTATGAGGGATTTAGTTCACACGCATCTGCCGAATAAGCATTTGAGCTTACCATAAGAGTCAAGACTTGAAGCACCATGGCTGTTCCGCATGGGTCGAGTTAGCAGCTGTCAGGCCACAAAGTAGTATAACCTACCGGCAGCACCACTCAATCCTCCCCCTAACGCTCGCTTCAGTGCTCCTTTGAGATCAAACTATAAAATATCAAGGTAAGTCTTGGGTAAATTAGAAAGCAATTCAGACATACGTCAACATCGTCTGCGTCTATCCACCCCTTGATAAAGATACCCAACACAACGGCGGCAAGGAGAGCCCAGAACAACCTCCAAGCATACCAGAATTTGGTCTTTGGTTCGGGTTGAGGTTCAAGCAAGGCCGCTTGCTCATGTTCATCTGCAGTAGGCTCGCTCTGTAGTAAAGGAGTTCGCTCGCTGCTTCCAGATCGGTTCTCTACGTCAGTACCAGGCGGCATGATGGCGGGCAAGAGCAGATCTAGTATTCATGACGCTATTCATATCCCCCGCAGTGTTGGTCAGTCAGCAATCGCGTGCTTTCAGTCAGCAGATTAACGGGAGCAATCAATTCCCGATCCGGTAGATAAGATAGCCAAGCCGACACAGCCACTTAAACACCCAACTACTGAACAGTGGCACGTGCATATCTCGTGATCTATGTCCCAGATAGCCACATGGCTTCCATCAGACAACCACACCCAACAACGCCAGCTGGGCAGAGGACTCCCCTGTACGTCTGGTGAACTGGTAAAAGATGCCGAGGCTTAAGGTCATATTATCCTTGCTTATCGTATCCCTTGCCTCCACGGGTGTTGTTGCGAGAAGAGTCAACAATACTATCTATGATACCCATCCTACTCGCATAACATACGAGCCCAACGAAGACTTCTGCGCTAAATGGAACGACAAAGTACTTTGGAAGACATGTGAAACATGGGCACAGTCGTGGAGGTCTGAAGTGTACCATAGCCAGGGCCGGGTGGCAACTTTTCATCAAAGTCTCGATCACGAGCTATCTTCCATGATCATCGATTTTGAAGGTAAATCACATAGCTATTTATAGGGCTAGTAGTAACTAACATTTGGCTTCATAGGCTCTGCTGTATGGCTTTATGGTCCTCCTCGAAGCCAGATTTCCATAATTCCAGTTGAATATAAAATATGTCTGCGCGAGAACCATCACATGGCGTCCGACGTCTTGTGTTACCGAGTGAACGTCGCCGAAGCCTACTCGCACGAAGACAACTACGAATCTCCGGTGGTCATATTCGCCAAGGGTGACCTACAACCGCATGAACACCGGATCGTCATATCCGTCGCAGAGCCTGTAGGCGAAGTATCCCAGTACCAAGGCATCCAGTTCTCTCACGCCGTGTATACGACTGAGCGGCCAACGCCATGGTCAGTCACAAACTCTCGATCCTAACTAGTGACGTAATGCATGCAATCTAGGCCGATCGAGCAGGATGCTTGGCGCTTTAGACAAGTGATTATGCACGACACTCATCCACTTCTCTCTTATTGGCCCAGAGAGCCAGTCTCCTCGGGTTCATCAAAGATCCCATTTGAATTTGGATGGTCACCCAAGACCTATACTGCTGAAGACGGGTCCCGTGTAACTTGGCATGAGCTTCGGTCCCGGGACCAAGAGAATCGAGATCGTTGGGGAGTAGACGCTACGATCAAAGGTGGGCGTTATTTCGATTCAATCAGACTACTCGTCATTTCTCATTATCTGAGCTGCAGCCGGCGTTGTTGAACTTTACGGAGTTCCAAAAGCTCACATCACGGATACCGACTACCTCAGTCCTATTTGCGTTCGAATCAACTCGGGGAACTGCGAAATTGTCGATCTCAAACATGCATACCTAGAGACAAATCATCGACACGAAGCAGTATTGCTATGGCGGAGTGATGCTCTCGATCCGGATCTCAGGACTCATATTGCTGTTCGGTTGGTCGAATCAGAGGGGAAAGACATGTCCGTATTCCCATTCAAAGAGATTAGGTACTTTGAGAAGCAAGAGTACTCCAGGTGAGCTTTTTGGATTGCTACATGGACAATATTCGGTATTCACTAGGGATATTGCTAGCCCGGACCTTCCCTCGGTTCAGACGAAAACCGTCTCGGTCTCGCACGATGATACAGCTGTTGTTTATTATCCCGGAAGACGATGCCTGGCCTGGACAGGATGGTGGTGTTCAGACTGGTTCGACCCGTGGGTCTGGAAAGAAGCCGCGGAAGGGTTCACGTATCGGAGCACGGTCTGGTCGTATCGTGAGAGCGAAGATCCAAGCATCACGCTTGAATTCCAAGGTACATCTTTACGACCTGTTTGAGCTTGTTGTCTGAGCTGAAGGATTCATCAGGATCGGAGGTACACGTTTACGGAGCACCGAAATCGCTAGTAAAAGGCCCGTTGGCATCACAGCATGTATGCATCAACGACGTATGCCACCTGATCGATGCCGAACAAGCGTACCTAAATGCTCCGACTAGCCTTATCGAATCCTCTTCTATCAACTCCACATCTTTGACGCTATCCCCCAAACTCGAACCCGTCCTGCTTTGGAGTCAAACAGGACTCGACGATCAAACTCAGCACACGCTGCGACTTGCGCTTGCTCCTTTACACTCGCAAGACGATGCGGAAATGACCATTGCAAAGATCACGTATACGAGGTTCTCGGGACATTCACGGCCTGATACACCCATACCTCCCCCAGACGAATCTTATGAAGGTCCACTGTTCCCACCTTATGCGGAGAAATGGGCACCGAGACCTCCGTCGCCGCCGCCTAAGCATGAACCAAAACCAGAACCAGTTCCCCATCCACAACCTTCCACCTCGCATTCCCATCCCGAACCGGAGCCAACCTACCCCTCAACGGCACATCCGGTTCCGACCGGTAGTCCAGGATCCACTCACCCACATCCACTACCGTCTCCTGAATCAGAGCCCGAATCGCCCTCGTTGTTCTTCACGTTGCTCGGTTGGTCGCTTTTCCTGTTTGGCTTGGGCAGCCTCGTAGTAGCCAAGCGACGTCTCGATCAAAAGAGGAGAGAGTTGCAGTGGCTGTTGGATGCGAGACTCGACCAGGCTCATTTGAATTTCGAATCAGGACATTGGGGATCCACGATTTACGAGGGCACGTCCACTTATGGGGGAACGAATCCCGGGTATGGGTCTGTTCGCGGAGGCCCAACGCATTATGGGAGGCCGTCTACCCCGGGAAGCACAGCCCCACAGGGGAGCTCAGGTTTGAACTATGGTCAACCACCGCCCTCACACCGTGGTGATGGGAGTGTTTTTTCGGGGACATCCACGCGTTTGCCTACCTATTCCGATGTCATCCGCGAGCAGCAGACACGCACCCAGCGAACGCAGACGTTTGTAGCTCAGCAGCGCGGTGGACGCCGATAACTCAATACCACTATTGAATAGTGATGAAAATTCTGGTGTTTTGGATTATAAAAAAAGCATGTATATTCTGTTGTATCGACTGAAATAAGAGTGGTATCGCTGGCTGGTATCAGCGCAGATGTTCAGAAATTTAGAACGAGAGTGTAGCTCCTGCGCTGGATACAGCTGCCACGACGGCGCTGGCGTCGAGGAGATCGTAGTCATAAGGGGCAGTGCTGAATGTGCCTATTGAAAAAATCAGCAAGTATTCGCGGTGGATGCGTTAGGACACTTACCGGCCTCGGCTGTGTTTTCGCCATCTCCAAAATCGTTACCAGTGGCGACCGCGTATCCGGAGTCGGTCGAGTAAAGGGGCTTCTTGAGACCGCTGTTTATTTGATCAAGTTAGCATCGGAAGTCGTCttgagcgcatatatcccacCTGAATACGTTGTTCTCGACAAGGAGTTGGGCGCCAACACGGGTGTTGATACCGTCACTCGAGTCGTAATAGCTGAGAAAGATGATCAGTTTCGAGTACCCCAAGAGCTTGGGAAAGTTAGCTTACTAGTTGTTGAAAATGTGACCCGTTCCAAACCTGAAGCTTGGAAGACGCGAGTTCAAAT
This window harbors:
- a CDS encoding STE24 endopeptidase is translated as MTKNPIAAFQAGVEDKLGFISTEFINWQGYVLAFSWGVWAFETYLIYRQFPNYSRPHPPTALKSHFTDEVFKKSQRYGKDKAKFGLVSKLYSQLLETALIVFGAFPWAWKVSGNLLAKFGYGPEYEITHSIAFGTVLFYLNTLPSLPVSLYSTFVLEEKHGFNKMTFGLYVADTLKGWAVGFAIGAPFMAAFLKIVDWAGQSFVPWLMTFFKCRVAFQLIMVVLYPTVIQPLFNKLSPLETGALRTRIEALASRLSFPLTDLYVIDGSKRSAHSNAYFYGLPWSKHIVLFDTLIKKSQPAELEAVLAHELGHWKYSHPMKLMLVSQIHMLALFSVFPPFMRSWPLLASFGFPIGPEAKPPVLVSFLLYQMVITPIESVVGFLLNALSRRFEYQADQFACELDAQGLGGEKEEGKTEEESTMRARLGRALVALHAENLSTVWVDWMYSAYHHSHPTLTERLRAMDAYALSQNGRPKTS
- a CDS encoding mitochondrial carrier protein, with product MPPGTDVENRSGSSERTPLLQSEPTADEHEQAALLEPQPEPKTKFWYAWRLFWALLAAVVLGIFIKGWIDADDVDFDLKGALKRALGGGLSGAAAMVLQVLTLMPLRTIMNYQYRHGTSFTTATRTLYQDGGIRRYYQGIGPALVQGLFPILALQVIILTCKSLKGPVSRFGDTAANAGILALLQSNSYLSKLPTPIKTVFASACAAGFRMILTPIDTLKTTLQAQGARGTALLRQRIKTDGIGSLWWGALATAAATFVGHYPWFATYNYLSEVITEPPKHPLFWWLLRLAFIGFCASIVSDSISNSLRVVKTYRQVNDTKVSYSEAARLVVLQDGIVGLFGRGLKTRILANGLQGLLFSILWKIFLDLWEKKTRS